Genomic segment of Aphelocoma coerulescens isolate FSJ_1873_10779 chromosome 6, UR_Acoe_1.0, whole genome shotgun sequence:
ATGGATCAATGGATACACAATGGATCAATAATATGCAATGGATCGATGGATGCACAGTGGATCAATAATATGCAATGGATCGATGGATGCACAGTGGATCAATAGATGCACAGTGGATCAATAATGTGCAATGGATCAATGGATACACAATGGATCAATAATATGCAATGGATCGATGGATGCACAGTGGATTGATGGATACACAATGGATCAAGGGATGCACAATGGATCAATAATATGCAATGGATCGATGGATGCACAGTGGATCAATAATGTGCAGTGGATCGATGGATGCACAGTGGATCAATAACGTGCAATGGATCAATACATGTACAATGGATCAATAACGTGCAATGGATCAATGGATGCACAGTGGATTCACTCCACGATCTGCTCTTCCCGTGCCGTGCTGGTTCcctcccagggaaaggagaagcGGCCGCCCGCAGGCGCTGCTGGCCCGCGAGAGCAGCGAGCCCGCTGTGCCCGCTGTGCCCGCTGTGCCCGCTGTGCCCGCTGTGCCCGCTGTGCCTCGGCAGCACGTGCAGCACGTGTGTGTGCTTTTGCTTGAGCAGGCTGAGCCAAAACGGTTCCAACGCAAGGAGGAAAGGGACCATTCAGTCTCGTCGGGAATACTGCTCGCAAAGGAGAAGGGCACATTCCCTCTGCTGCGGTGGGAGCGCTGTGCCCGTGCTCCTCCtgggccccggcgctgccctgCCGGGCTCGGAGGGTGGGAACAGCCCAAATCCTGCACGGGAGGAGTGCAGCACTTCATAAATTACTACCGATCCTACGGAAAAAGCAGCTGGAATTAAGTGCCTCTTACTCTACGGATCTCTCACTCTGCTAACCAGGAGTGTGCCCAGATCTCTGAGGCGACAGAAGAGGAGTTCTGTGCCGGAGAAAGGCTCTGTGCCAGGACCACCATGTCCACCAGGTCACGTTCCAACAGAAAACATGGAGAGCACTATTGTCACTAAGCAGGAAGTCCTAATGCCACTGGAGTTACTGGAGCAGCATCAATCAAGGCATCATGGTGACCCCGAGCACAAATCCTCCCCAATTCCGGTCTTCCCGTTCCGCTGGCAGCCACGTCCCAGGAAAAGCTGTCCTCGGCAAGGCAGAAGCAGGTAAGAGAAAGAACATTAAAAATCTATGTCCCATCCTGAGTTGTCGTCAGGGGGTGGCTCGTCACTGTCCTCTGGGAAGCTGTCAAAGTTGCTTGTGTCCGTGGGAGACGTGACCTGTGGGGGGAAGAGCGACAAGAAGGGGATGTTCATCCCAGTGCTGACATTCCCTCTCCATCCCACAGCTACGGGCATCCCAGAGAATCCCCAGGCAGCCAGGGAAGTGCTGCACACACAGCTTTTTGCTGggggatttccctcagctccccaCGTCTCCTGAGTTTTCCCACCCGTTGGAACAAGGTTATAACAACAGACTTGGAAAAAGCCTCCCCAGAGCCCAGGATTTCCCAtccatggctccaggatccTGAGCTTTAAAGGATCAGGATCCTGTTCCTCCAAACTTCCTGGCAAGCCTTGCTCAGCCACAGGATCCTTCCAGAGAAGCCCATCTTCCCAGGATGAAGGCCAACCACGTGTCTTTTTTTGGAAACCGTGACATTTGAAATCGACCCTGGCTACAGAATGTCTGATTTTCCTGCTTCGTGACAGTGAGGGAAACTTTCTTCCAGTGAGGACTTGATGAAGtcaatacagtaaaaaaaaatcaacaatatAAGAGGAAACCAGCAGCTCTCCATCCCAAAATAATCAGTCTTACTAGAAATTCAATACGTTAAGCTTTACCAGAGCAGGAAAACACTTGCTGCAGTTTTCAGTCATTTCACCTGTGGAAGAGCCTGAGCCAGGGGCTACCTGGCAGTCATTGACTCACAGAATTCCAgcaaggtttgggttggaagggaccttaaatcccacccagtgccaccccctgccacgggcagggacaccttccactgtcccaggctgctccaagccccaatgtccaacctggccttggacactgccagggatccaggggcagccccagctgctctgggcaccctgtgccagggcctcacctccctcacaggaagattttttttccaatatccAGCCTGGACTGATCCCAGGGATTGCCCCGACCCACCTGGCCTTGTTAACCCTCCCGAAATTCCCATTTCATGCTGGATGCTGCTGCAAGCcttgggaaaagaggggagcTCCAACTCCAGCTCTAAATTTAATGTTTAAATTTAATGTCTGCCCAACTGCATCagcattttcctgctgctgaacACACACCTTGGGGGAAATCAGGATTATGGAATAGCTAGCTCGTTTTGGAAAAATAAACCCACCCTATAGAATCTTCATTTAAAaagctttaatttctttctgattATCTGGATCCGCTGACTTTGCGGGTGCTCCTTCACCCTTTGCTTCCTCAGTTCATCTTTGGAAGAGTCCTGAGCTTTTAAGGAGAGGTAAAATCACCGGTTCCAGCTGTGGTATCAAGGCTCAGCGGTGTCCTAGCAGCAGGTTGTAAATTGGGATCTTTCCAGAAATCCCGTGGAGCAAGAGCTCTTTGATTGCTTCACTGGCAAGTACCACATAACAAATGGGAGTtaaagagctgggaaaaaccttttttctttaaaaataggaTCTAATCTATATGCTTGGCCCTACTGGCTCCTTCCCAGCTGCCAAGGATAGGTGGATTAAGGAAAAATGGATGTCTGCTCGAAGAGCTGTGTTTTGGGTCCCTTTTCAGAGTGGCAGTTGAGACTTTGCCAAAAAAACTTGTGGAAAATGAGCTGGAGTGGGACTGACAGCTCTGAGGTTAACAAAATCCACAGTTCATGGGTTTGGAGAGGATctcaggagcagggctggaggagatgctgctcctaAGAGCTCAGGGAAAGGATGTGCTTTGTTGAACCAGGATTagggccagcctggagctgtcCTGGAAGAGGATTCCTCTGAAGAGGGCAGGATGCTCCCATCTACTCCGGTCAGCCTTGCTATGTGGAGTAAGAGCAGTGTTGGAAATGCTCCTACTAAACtgaaaacccaccaaaaccagTTGGGAAAACATCCTGGAGTTTTTCAGGCTACTCAGACATCCTGCATTTCTAAAGCAGGAATTGCAGCAGGATGTGAAGGAGCAAACTTGACTTCACTGCCTGACTTGAAATGTGGTCCTGCTGACGAATTGATAAGCATTAAAaagaggccaaggccaggttggacagggcttggagcagtctgggatagtggaaggtgtccctgcccatggaaggtggtggaactggatgatcttgaaggtcccttccaagccaaaccatccCAGGATTGTCGATTGAGCTTAACAGACAAAAAGCCCAGCCAAACCCAGCTTTGATCTCTAAAACATTTCTGAGCTGTTTAGGGAGGTATTTGCCAAGTCCTGTTTTCTCCCACTGACTCCAGGGGCTCCTGCATCCCACAGGATGAAAGGGGGGTGGGAAACCCTCCTGCTCTTTCCCTAAGCACACTTTGGGATGGCGGATTCAGCCCCGGAGCTGTGCCTGCCCCTGCTGCAGGAACTGCGGGCCGGAGCAATGGGGTGCAATTAAAGCCCCATTAATGGCATTCTCCCGGTGATCCCAAGGGATTAAGCTGGAACAAGGAGGGGAGGCTGCAGGACAGAAGGGGCCGAGGTAATTTCTGTCAGCTAATCCTGTTTGGTTTCCCTTTGCAGCCGGGCTTTGAGGGCAGAGAGCTCACAAAGACATCAAAGGAAGGGCTTTGCTCCAAAGGAAAATGAGCGGAGCTGTCCCTCCGCACCCGCTCCCGGTTAAACATCAACAGCGCTTTTCATGTAGGACATGGATGCGGGGAAAAGGGGCACACGCACAAAGGACAGCACAGAAGGGAAGGGTAACGTGAATTAAAAGGGAGATGGCATCCAAATCCCACTTGCCTTTCCATGGAAATGAGAAtaaaggagaagggaagaggacGCAGCGGAGAGCAGGGGTGGAAGGGGCAGCTCTGCACTGAGATGGGAAAAGGAGATGCAGAAACAAGCAGAGCAGgtgagagagaggaaaatgtgTTGGAATGAGTGATCCTGCCTCTATCCCCTGCTGCAAAGGGGATTTCTCCATGGCTGTGCCCTCCCCAAACTGCTTTCCCCAGGAAGAGCCTGCCTGGAGACCAAGCTCAGCTGGGAATGGGCCTGAAGTGCCTTCTTCAAACATCTCCAGAAGAAACGAAGCACATTATTCCCTTCACCCCATGCACCACTGCCCAAAGCTCATGGCATCCCCGAGGAACTGGCCACAGAGGAGGAAACAACAATAGGAAAACTTACACTTGGGATTATGGGAGGTGTCAGTGTCCCTTTCCGTAACCCTTCCCAGTTAAAGCCTTCAAACCATCTGAAGGGAGGGAAGAATCCAAAGTTAGATAGGTGtagcacaaaaagaaaagaaaacggCTTAAACAAAGGCTTCATCTCCCACAGACCTTGCCTAAAAATCCCTTTGGAATTTTTCctgtcatctttttttttgggATGAGAGAGGAAGAGTGTGCAGCAACCCCGTGGTGACACCACACAAGTGGAAATGGCCAACACTCCGGTGGGAACCATTCCTTGCTGCAGGTTCCCTGGaagctgctccttcccttccaAAGGGTGGATCCCTCCCACAGGAAACCCCAAATGCCCTTTTTTCCTATGGAATTCAGTTAATTCCCCACGTCATGCTCAAGGATGTCCCATTTGTGGTTTTCCTCAGGTTTGCCCAAGGTGGGTGGATGAGCCCTGAGCCTCTCCCCAAAAATATCCATCCAATCCATTCCTGCTTGCTGTGGGGATGGaagaggagaagatccagcatgGATGGATGGGATAAATTGTTCCTGGAATGGGTCTCTCACCTGTTCTTATCCCAACAAACTCCTAAGACATCATTTAAGGCCTCCCATGGGACCAAAAGGGAGGATGAATTTACATTATGGACAGAAAGTGGATTTTAGGAGAAAATCGAGGTGTTTGAAATGCCCCTTTCTGGGGGttggagctgctggctgctgcaggagacaCTTACTTGTGCTTTTGGATATCTTTCACTCCATTTTTCAAGTTCCCTAATCTTTCTGATGGATTGTCCCTGTAAAAGGAATAACAAATCCTAAATCCCTCTGACCAGCCCATTTCTTTGCAAACAACATCaaggcttttttggtttttttctttcatccaCTTACCTGCAtagttttttaattaaattagcaGCATTTTTGGCAATCTTCTTTGGAAATTCAATCATGTCTATCCCCCTTAATATGATGTTATAGGTCTTCATGGGGTCTGGGCCTGAGAAAGGGGGACTTCAGagggcacagggaaggaaaaaaagattaaaaacttgTCTTTAATCAAAATTTGTCTTAAAAAACAGCACTGAAGTCTGATAGAATAAATCCAGATGAGCAAAGGTAGATGTCAACCAGAATGCTTTGCTTCCCGCGATCCTAACCGTTGTCAAGGAGCTCTGGAATTCAGGGATGTTGGCCTCAGGGAAGCACCAAGAAGAAGTTTTCCATGCTAAATCTCTTCTTCCCATGGCAGCCACATCCCAAGAGCCCGAGGCAGGAGGCTCTGAGCAGCAGTCCCTGGCTCATCTCTGTGTGATGGCACCTGATTCCAGGGGGATTCATTGGCTTTCCATGgatggggggtgtgtgtgtgtgtgtgtgtgtccagcCCCGAAGGATGGGCAGCTGGAGGAGGGggatccttccccagctcctgggggTGAGCTATGGGGGATGAGGTGAGGAAGCTCCAGGAAGCCACCACTGCCAAGAGCAGCAGTGATATCCCAAATTAAATAcgggaagggatggatggagTTGAATCCACCTCCTCCTTTCCAGCAGTTAGGAACCTCCCCAGCTGAGTGCaaacccttcccttttcccatcaTCTCCAGACCATTCAGGGCCAAAcccttccccttttccatcctttccagcCCATTCAGGGCCAAAAAGAGATGATTTGAGTGGAAAAGGCACCGTGGCGTTCCCTggcccagccctggccctggccctggcctggcctgatCGGGGTGACAAGGGCAGAAAGGTTGGGATGAGTTTCGATGGCCATACCTGCCAGTCAGGAGCTCGTACATCAGGATTCCCAGGGACCAGTAGTCTGCCGAAATGTCGTGACCTTTGTTCAGGATGATCTCGGGGGCGACGTACTCCGGGGTGCCACAGAAAGTCcatgttttctttccaaatcctattttctttgcaaagccaaaatcgacctgggggaaagggcagGGGAGCGTCAGGGCAGGGCATCAGAGGGAATGtcagccctgggctctgcttctcttgaaGTGAAGCAAGGCAGAAAGGAGGATTCCTCATGGGAATTTTCTCCTAATTAAGCACCGAGGGTCGTTCCAGGACCAGGGAACCACAGTGACCTTTTTGCTGATTTATCCTCGGGAATATTCCCATGAGGGAGGCAAACACCAGCACCGAGGGTTTCTTGGGGGTTGGAACTTTCTATCACTCACAGCACAGgttgatttattttgctttttttcttttaaatttaatttaactcCGGCAAGGAATGGTTTTAAGCTGGGAGAGCTCTGGACAGGtaagctgggacaggtgagctGGGACTTGTCCTGCACAGTGGGATGTTTTAAATGTCacagaattccagctgcaagggttgcaagggaccccaaagcccatccagtgccacccctgccatgggcagggacaccttccactgtcccaggctgctccaagccccaatgtccagcctggccttggacactgccagggatccaggggcagccacagctgctctgggcaccctgtgccagggcctgcccaccctgccagggaacaattccttcccatccTCTGATGGGAATGATGACCTTGCTATCTTCTACCACCCTCCACCTCACAGGAGCCCGGCGCTGGGAAATGCTGCAGAGGGCAAACCCCGATGTCACTCAGAAGGTGACACATGGCAGCTGCCACCAGGCCGTGATGGTGGCTGAGTCactgtccccagctgctcctgccccaaAGAGCCCCCAAACCCAGAAACAGAGCCCTTGGCCCCCCATGACTCCCAGGGGGCATCAGCCCCTCCTGGGCCAGCTCCTTTTAGGGGTCCTGTCCTTCACTGGTGGCTTCCCAAGGGCCCACATCCTGCAGCACCTCCCACCAAGGGGActctcttctcctctcctctcctctcctctcctctcctctcctctcctctcctctcctctcctctcctctcctctcctctcctctcctctcctctcctctcctctcctctcctctcctctcctctcctctcctctcctctcctctcctctcctctcctctcctctcctctcctctcctctcctctcctctcctctcctctcctctcctctcctctcctctcctctcctctcctctcctctcctctcctctcctctcctctcctctcctctcctctcctctcctctcctctcctctcctctcctctcctctcctctcctctcctctcctctcctctcctctcctctcctctcctctcctctcctctcctctcctctcctctcctctcctctcctctcctctccctctctgacCAAACCTGTGTGGGacttgggggggatttttttggcacTCACCAGCTTGGCATAACCTCGGTGATCCAGAATGAGGTTCTCTGGCTTGAGGTCCCGATAAATGATCCCTTTGGAATGCAAGTAGGCAAAGGCTTCCACCACACACGCCGTGTAAAACCTGGTCGTGGAATCCTCAAACGAACCcctgtggaaaggagggaggaaaaagagggaTAAAGCCATTGGATGAATCCCTGGGAAGTGGTTTCCTTCCCCACAGAATTCATTCTGCTGTTAAAACTCTTAGCACTGCAGTAAAATCACTGGAAAGTTCCTGTTGCTAAACTCACCTTTATGTCTCTATCTAATTAAATTCCCATTTTGGAAGAAGCCTCTTTGCCTCCAATACCTGAAACAATTTTTAGGTTTATTCTAGAATTTAGAaataaagccccaaaatccttgTCTTGTAAGCAAAAAGGTGTTTTTTCCTAATCCCAGCTTTGGTTTTTGAGTGTTAAAACTCCTTTGAGGTGCGGAGATAGGTTCTGTATTGATGTTCCTAACTGAgacaaaaggcaggaaaatcaCAGCTGCTGGGACTTGAAGCATTAATTCAAACTCCAAACTGCACCTCTAGATCCTTGTTTCAAcagttttccaaggaaaaccACATCCCCctgcctgctgggagctggctgggatcAGGAGGGTGTCTAAGCTAGGTGGCAGCAGAACCTCAGTTTAAATCCCAAAGAATTAAAGATGGAATTCTCAGGCTCTGACAGAAGATCAGGGAAAAtcccaccccagcacctgcTAACTTTGCTCCAGTTCCCATTTCGGTGAGAAAAAGACTGCTGGGAACACGAAGAACTGGAGGAAAATTCGTTCTGGGGAATGAAAAGACAATTTAATCTTGGCTTTCTGATCAAACTTTCCAAATGTAATGGAATTCTGGGCCAGTGATGAGGCTGTTCCAGAGTTTCAATTCCCTGCTCCATGGGCACATCCCACGGGTACCCAAACAGTCCAAGGCCAACCCTCCCAAGGCAGGGTTTGGGGCATTATATGCTTTCCtagctggtttttttccatgtcaCTGCTGCACCCTGATGGAACAGTGCTCCTGGCACGGTGTGGATTTTGATTCCCACTTGGATCAGCAGCCCTGGTGTAACATGGGACATCTGGACCAACACACAGCTCTTGATTTGCTCCTGCTCATTACTCTCAGTCCTGGCTGGGCCATGAATCTCGGGAAATATTGCTGGATATTATTTATCAGTgtctctgcagcagagctggaagtTGCTGTTCACACTCACAGAGGGAGCAAACACAGGGATGGGAAAAGCCCTGCGATGGGAAATTGTGATTTAAAAACTGTGACATCAAAAggacctgcagctgctggagcaaatccagaggaggccatggagctgctcccagggctggagccgctctggagccagcctgggagagctgggggtgctcacctggagaagagaaggctccagggagagctcaaagccccttccagggcctaaaggggctccaggagagctggagagggactggggacaaggcatggagggacaggacacagggaatggcttcccagtgccagagggcagggatggatgggatattgggaaggaattgttccctgggagggtgggcaggccctggcacagggtgcccagagcagctggggctgcccctggatccctggcagtgtccaaggccaggctggacactggggcttggagaagcctgggacagtgggaggtgtccctgtccatggcaggggtgggatggggtgggatagGATGGGCTTTGAGGCCCTTTCCAACCCTTCCAGTCGGAATTCTGTGACATTTAGAATGTCCCACTGTGCAGGACAAGTCTCAGCTCACCTGTCCCTGAGAATCGTCCAGAGCTCTCCCCCCAGGCAGGCCTCCATCAGCATGTACAGGTACTTGCTGTCCTTGAAGGTCCTGTAGAGCCTGGCGTGGCAACCAGAAAATCAGGAATAAATCCGTTATCCAAGCACTGAACTCGCTGGTCCGACAGAATTTAAAGGGCTCACTTTAAAGAGCTGAAatgttcttcctctttctcttcctcccaggaaggaatggggaggaaaaactgCCCCAAGGGATGAGCCAGGCTTTGTGTCCCATCCTCGAGTTCTGAACTGTGCTCCCAAATCCATGCTCTGTGTTCAGCAGGATTTTCTAATGATATTCCATTAATCAGAGTGATACATGTGTTTAATAATGTGAAAtaaatatggggaaaaaaaccgagagaattcttctttctacttAATTTTAACCTTCAGCTGCTTTGGTATTTCCCATTCCATGCATGGCTTTATCCAGCCAGGCTTCCAGCAGGGTGTGGATACTGGGAAGGTTCCTTTGCAGCTGTTTGGATCTCAATTTTAATCATTGGATATTAATTTTTGTAATTGCtcatataaaattaattttattattgctTCTATTAAATTTTATAATTGTTCAtgaattttaataatttctgcaggagaagggaatGCTGAGGGTGACTCCTGGTGCAATTCCTGCATCCCTGGCAGTTTGCAGGAGTTACAAACTCGGGAGGTGAAAATTCTAGGAGTTAAAAATTCAAGAGCTGCTGCCACACGATGGAAACGAAACCAGGTGGGTTTGCAGATTCCAGCTCTTCCTTGCTAATCCCAGTTATTGTTTTGATGGAGCTGTGGGATGGATCAGGGGGAAAACACTGCAGGATTTGGTTCCTTTGGAAGACAACtatttacatttatatttatattgatatttatattatatttccctttgttttacatttacatttatatttacatttgatctgtttatatttacatttatattatatctatattatattatatttatttttacatttattttatagttacctttattttatatttacatttatatttacaGTTCATTTACATtaattattatatttatatttgtatttatatttgtatttatatttatatttatatttatatttatatttatatttacatttacatttacatttacatttatattatatattatatctacattatatttctatttattttatatttacctttattttatatttacatttatatttacagttaatttatatttatatttgaatttatatttatatttatatttatatttatatttatatttatgtttatatttatgtttatatttatatttatgtttatatttatgtttatatttatgTTTATGTTTATGTTTATGTTTATGTTTATGTTTGTATGTATGTTTATATGTATGTTTATGTTTATGTTTAtgtttatttatattatatttaaatttattttatatttatatttacctttattttacatttacatttacatttacatttacatttacatttatctTTATctctattttatattttatatttatatttatatttatatttattttatattgatatttattttatatttacatttatatttattttttatttattttatctttacatatatttatatttatatttatatttacatttacatttacatttacatttacatttatacTTAACCAATGGTCAGTTATAATTGACCATTAAATAATGCTGAAATTCATGGGTTTAACAAAAATACCCCCACTTCTTTCTTGCCACTTGGACAAAATCTCACTTATCTTAATGAATTTCAGCTCCATTGAGGTTTACAGAAAACTTCAAGAATCCAAAATgtcatttctctttttaaattctTCGGTAATTGAAATGCTACTGAAATATTTGCCCTAAttaaggcagctctgctgaaaaTTTTATGGGAGTTAAATCTGGCCTAAAATGTGcagattacaaaaaaaaaagaaatcaaatattATTTATCAGCCGTGGTGGAAGGATAAAGTTTAGACACACGAAAGGGCATTAGTTCAGTCTCAGTTGAAATGCCACGATACCTGAATAActcctttatttatttcctttttcctggcCATATTTGCAGTTGTTTGGCCCCGATCCAACCCAGAGCATTTGGTTCTGTTTGAGTTTTGGGTTATCCAAAAGCCGCTTTCATTCAGTGCCCCTTGGCCTCTCCTGCTCCTTTTACCTGGTTTGATTCATTTTTGTAACCAAACCCAACTATTCTTCACAGACTTTTTAACCAACacaatgaaataagaaaaacaacCGAGTTCTTCGGGAATTTTGTCTCTTCCATTCTGATATTCCAGAGGTTGTGTCCTTGCTCCAAGATTATTCTAACACACCCCTTCCTTTTATCCGTCAGCTCAAAACTGAATTCATAACTGAAATATTCAAATTTCTGCCCATTGCACCGAGAAAAAAGAGATTCCAGCTGGTTCAAGAAAGGGAATAAACAGGTTGGGATCATTTTAGGATAGAAAGAAGGAATTTTAGGAAGTAGATACCGAGTTGGATCAATCAAATATTTTCTAACAATACCAAAAGGCTGGACTTTGTGACTTGGAAAGTCCCTTCCCAGAGCAGGGTTTCCATGGGGTATTAAATATAACTCAGGGATGGTTGTGACCCTAAAAGGTGGGAATTACAGCAGGAtatggaaggagaagacctccaGCTACCACATCCTTGTTCTGCT
This window contains:
- the PRKG1 gene encoding cGMP-dependent protein kinase 1 isoform X4 gives rise to the protein MERPDSGWESGATSAELSSWVMANLCSSHLLVDQLPRYEAEAAFFANLKLSDFNIIDTLGVGGFGRVELVQLKSEEAKTFAMKILKKRHIVDTRQQEHIRSEKQIMQSAHSDFIVRLYRTFKDSKYLYMLMEACLGGELWTILRDRGSFEDSTTRFYTACVVEAFAYLHSKGIIYRDLKPENLILDHRGYAKLVDFGFAKKIGFGKKTWTFCGTPEYVAPEIILNKGHDISADYWSLGILMYELLTGSPPFSGPDPMKTYNIILRGIDMIEFPKKIAKNAANLIKKLCRDNPSERLGNLKNGVKDIQKHKWFEGFNWEGLRKGTLTPPIIPSVTSPTDTSNFDSFPEDSDEPPPDDNSGWDIDF
- the PRKG1 gene encoding cGMP-dependent protein kinase 1 isoform X5, which codes for MKILKKRHIVDTRQQEHIRSEKQIMQSAHSDFIVRLYRTFKDSKYLYMLMEACLGGELWTILRDRGSFEDSTTRFYTACVVEAFAYLHSKGIIYRDLKPENLILDHRGYAKLVDFGFAKKIGFGKKTWTFCGTPEYVAPEIILNKGHDISADYWSLGILMYELLTGSPPFSGPDPMKTYNIILRGIDMIEFPKKIAKNAANLIKKLCRDNPSERLGNLKNGVKDIQKHKWFEGFNWEGLRKGTLTPPIIPSVTSPTDTSNFDSFPEDSDEPPPDDNSGWDIDF
- the PRKG1 gene encoding cGMP-dependent protein kinase 1 isoform X3; translation: MWRKTTRTCGNLENCSFKHLIGGLDDVSNKAYEDAEAKAKYEAEAAFFANLKLSDFNIIDTLGVGGFGRVELVQLKSEEAKTFAMKILKKRHIVDTRQQEHIRSEKQIMQSAHSDFIVRLYRTFKDSKYLYMLMEACLGGELWTILRDRGSFEDSTTRFYTACVVEAFAYLHSKGIIYRDLKPENLILDHRGYAKLVDFGFAKKIGFGKKTWTFCGTPEYVAPEIILNKGHDISADYWSLGILMYELLTGSPPFSGPDPMKTYNIILRGIDMIEFPKKIAKNAANLIKKLCRDNPSERLGNLKNGVKDIQKHKWFEGFNWEGLRKGTLTPPIIPSVTSPTDTSNFDSFPEDSDEPPPDDNSGWDIDF